Part of the Geoalkalibacter ferrihydriticus DSM 17813 genome is shown below.
CGCGGCCGGCCACCACCACCGCAGTCGGCATGCCGGCCGCGACTTCTTTGGCAAACGAAGGTCCGGAAAGAAAGGTTAGGCGCGAGTGCAAAGCCCTGGGAAGGGTTTCCTCCAGAACCTCGGACATGGTTCGCAGCGTTTCGGTTTCAATGCCTTTGGAGGCACTCACCACCAGGGTGCCTGGCGAAATGTGCGGCCCGGCCTGCAGCATGAGGGCGTGCATGACTTGGGAGGGCGGCACCAGCAGCAGCAGATCCTTACCCGTCACGGTCTGGGCGAGATCAGCGCTGAAAGAAAGATTTGCGGCCAGTTCGACTTTGGGCAGAAACAGGTCGTTCTCGCGGTTTTGTGTCATGCGCGCGACCAGGTCAGCCTCATAGGCCCAGAGAGTCACCGCATAGCCCTTGCGGGCCAGCAGATCGGCCAGAGTGGTGCCCCAGCTTCCGGCACCGATGACTCCAATTTTCATAAGGGCTATCCTCTCAGATGGCGTCCTGCTTTTTTTCGATGCGCTCCTCGACCTGGATGATGCGCTGCTCGAGAACCTCGGGACGGGGGTAATGGCCACGCAGTTCTTGTAATATCTCCAGCGCCGCTACCAACTGCTCCTGCTCCTCAAGTAAGGACGCCAAGCCAAATCGCGCCTCCAAGCCATAAGGATGCTCAGGCCAAGTGGCATATACCCGCTCGAATTCTTCGGCAGCCTGCTCATATTCGCCCTCCAGCGACCAGCTGACGGCAATGCGGTACCCCGCCTCCGGCACCAGGGAACTGTCGGGAAACAGCTTGAGCAGGCTCTCCCATTCAATTCGCGCCTGCTCGAAATTGTTCAAGCGAAAGTAGGCCTCACCAATACGATACTGGAGCTGATCGCCCTCGGCAACCCCCTGGTCGAGAAGTTTCTGGTAGGCGATCACAGCACGCCCGTAGTCTTCCAGACGGTCCATGTAAATGTCGGCTGCCAGGCGCTGCGCCCTGAGATTGAAAGGGCTGTCAGGATAATTTTTTTCCACCAGCAGGAAGGTGAGGAGCGCATCCTGATCCTTCTTGAGGTAGAGGTGCTGGACTTCACCGAGGCGAAACAAGGCTTCATCCGCACGATTAAAATCGGGATGTTGCCTTGTCAAAGTCTGTAACAGGTGCGCCGCCTCGGCGTAATTCTTTTCAATCAGTAACCCTTGTGCGCGTTCAAATTTTCGCTCGATGAAATTTTCCTGGTGAGAATAATACCAGCCGCCGCCGGCCAACGCTGCGATAAGCAACGCCGCCGGTAACAGCAACCAGCGCTTATTCGTCTTGCGGCGGCGCTTCAATTCCTCCTTCAATATCTGCTTCTTCAATTTCCGAATCGATTTCATTTTCCTCATCCTTCTCCGCCAGCTTGGCCACCGCTACCACCCGTTCGCCGGGTTCGAGCACCATAAGGCGCACGCCCTGGGTGTTACGACCGATCACCGAGAGGTGACCGACCGAAGTGCGCAGCACTTTGCCGCGGTCGGTAATGAACATCAGATCCGAATCTTCCTCGCAGAGCTTGATGTCAACCACCTTACCGTTGCGCTCCGAGGTCTTGATGGTGATGATGCCCTTGCCGCCGCGGCTCTGCACCCGGTATTCATCCAGGTTGGTGCGCTTGCCGTAGCCATTCTCGGTGACGGTGACCAGGGTCGCGGCGGTGGCGTCGGTCACGGTCTCCATGCCGATCACCAGATCGTCGCCTTCGAGCATCATGCCGCGTACCCCGCGCGCGGTGCGGCCCATGGGGCGGGCGTCGGCCTCTGGAAAGCGGATGGATTTGCCGGTGCGGCTGGCCAGGATGATGTCCTGACTGCCGTCGGTGAGACGCGCGGCGATCAGCCGATCACCTTCGTCGATGGTCAGGGCGATAATCCCACCGGCACGCGGATTGGAGTAGGCCATGAGGTCGGTCTTTTTTACCGTGCCCTTTTGTGTGGCGGTGATGATGTAGCGGCCCTCTTCGAACCCCTTTACCGGCAGCACCGTCATGACCTGTTCGCCGGCGGCGAGATTGAGCAGATTGACGATGGCCTTACCGCGCGCGGCACGTCCCCCTTGGGGAATTTCGTGAACCTTGAGCCAGTAAACCTTGCCCTGGTCGGTAAAAATCAGGATGAAGCTGTGCGTCGAGGCAATGAAGAGTTTTTCAACAAAATCCTCTTCCTTGGGACGCATGCCGGTCTTACCCTTACCGCCGCGCCGCTGCGCGCGATACAGGGACACGGCATTGCGCTTGATGTAGCCCGAATGGGACACAGTCACCACCATGTCCTCTTCAACGATAAGATCCTCAAGGGAAAGTTCACCGGTGCGCGCAACGATTTCGGTGCGCCGGGGGTTGGCGAATTTCTCTTTGATTTCGAGCAGTTCACCGCGAATTATTTTAAGAATTTCAACTTCGCTGGCAAGAATTTCCTTGAGGCGCGCAATCAGCGCCAGCACCTCCTGGTACTCGGCGATAATCTTGTCGCGCTCCAGGCCGGTAAGGCGATGCAAACGCATCTCGAGAATTGCCTGAGCCTGCAGATCGCTGAATGAAAAACGTGCAATCAGACGCTCCTTGGCTTCCGCCGGACTTGCCGAAGCCTTGATGATGGCGATCACTTCATCGAGGTTTTCGAGAGCGATTTTGAGGCCTTCGAGAATATGGGCGCGCGCTTCGGCTTTTTTCAGCTCAAAGATACAACGTCGCGTCACCACCTCCTTGCGATGGTCAACGAACAGGTCGAGCATGCGGCGCAGATCGAGAACCTGCGGTTGTCCGTTGACAATGGCAAGCATGATGATGCCGAAAGACGATTGCATGGCCGTCATTTTGTAGAGCTGATTGAGAATGACGCCTGGGATCACGTCTTTTTTCAGCTCGATGACAACCCGCAGACCGTCGCGGTCGGATTCGTCGCGCAGATCGGAAATGCCTTCGATTTTTTTATCCTTGACCAACTCGGCTATTTTTTCGATGAGCCGGGACTTATTCACCTGGTAAGGGATTTCGGTGATGATGATCGCCTCGCGGCCGGTACGCTTGTCCACCTCGACCAGGGCGCGGGCACGCATATGGATGATGCCACGTCCGCTGCGATAGGCCTCGCGGATTCCCTCGAGGCCGAAAATAAAGCCGGCGGTGGGAAAATCGGGACCGGGAATGATCTCCATCAGCTCGTCGATGCGCAACCGCGGATCGTCGATGACGGCCACCAGAGCATCAATGACCTCGCCCAGATTGTGCGGCGGAATTTTTGTCGCCATGCCGACGGCGATCCCTTCAGAGCCGTTGACCAGCAAATTGGGAAACTTGGCCGGAAGGACCAGGGGTTCATGCATTGATTCATCGTAGTTGGGCCCGAAATCGACAGTTTCCTTTTCGATGTCGGCAAGCAACTCCGACGCCAGACGCGCCATGCGCACCTCGGTGTAACGCATGGCCGCTGCCGAATCGCCATCAATGGAACCAAAGTTGCCCTGGCCGTCGACGAGAGGATGACGCATGGAGAAATCCTGCGCCATGCGCACGATGGTGTCATAGACCGCCGAATCGCCGTGGGGGTGATACTTACCAATGACGTCACCGACGACGCGGGCGGACTTCTTGTAGGGCTTGTTCCACTCGTTGCCAAGGTCATGCATGGCAAACAGCACCCGCCGATGCACGGGCTTGAGCCCATCGCGTACGTCGGGTAGAGCGCGGCCGATGATGACACTCATGGCGTAGTCCATGTAGGACTTGCGCATTTCGTCTTCGATATTGACCGTGAATTTATTAGGCGGTTGAGGCTCCAGCATGAGTCGTCATTCCTTGAAAATTTAGATATCCAGGTTGGACACGTTGAGGGCGTTTCTTTCGATAAAGTCGCGACGCGGCTCGACCTGATCACCCATGAGTACGGTAAAGATCTCGTCCGCTTCTACCGCATCCTCGATTTTGACCTGCAACAATACCCGTTTGCCGGGTTCAGGATTCATGGTGGTTTCCCACAACTGTTCCGGATTCATTTCACCCAGGCCCTTGTAGCGCTGGATGTATTGGCCTTTTTTAGCGCGGTCAAGAAAATGTTTGAGCAAATCCTGGCGGTCGGTGACCTCAACCATTTCTTTGCCTTCATAGGAAATGAAGGCTTTTTCGGTAAGGCAGATTTCCTCGACCTTGCGGTAGGCCGCCAACAACATTTTATATTCCTGAGAAGACAGAGCTTCCAGGGCACTCTGGTCGATGCGAGCGCGCAGATTGCCAAGGGTAAAAAAGATGCGTGCCGGATCCTGCAACACCTTAAAATCGGCGCGCGGTTCTTCAGCCTTGAGGCGCTCGGCCAGAGGAGTGAGATCAACCATATCGGCGAAACCGTTTTGAATTTTGCCACGTACAAATACGTTCAAAACCTCGCGATTGATGCCCTTGTGCACCAGCTTATCGAAGAGGTTATTAAATTCGATGATGCTGCGCAGAGTCGGGATGATTTGTTTACCCCGCTGCACCTTGCCACTTTTTTCCATCTGCACCGTAGCGCCCTCGGTGCCTTCGTCCAGAAGATATTCCAGGAGACTGGCGTCATCCTTGAGGTAAATTTCTTTTTTGCCCCGCTTGACCTTGTACAACGGCGGTTGCGCGATGTAGAGATAACCGCGGTCGATGAGTTCAGGCATCTGACGGAAGAAGAAGGTCAGAAGCAGGGTGCGAATATGCGAACCATCGACATCGGCATCCGTCATGATGATGATGCGATGATAACGCAATTTGGCGATATCGAAGTCGTCTTTGCCGATGCCCGTGCCCATGGCGGTGATCAGGGTGCGAATTTCAGCCGAGGTGAGCATCTTGTCGAACCGTGCTTTTTCGACGTTGAGAATCTTGCCTTTGAGGGGCAGAATCGCCTGAGTGCGGCGATCACGACCCTGCTTGGCGCTACCGCCCGCCGAATCACCCTCGACCAGGTAAATTTCCGAGTGGGCCGGATCTTTTTCCTGGCAGTCGGCCAATTTTCCGGGTAGGGACAAACCTTCCAATGCCCCTTTGCGGCGGGTCAGATCACGGGCCTTGCGCGCTGCTTCGCGAGCACGTGCCGCCTCGATGCCTTTTTCGAGAATTTTTTTCGCAACCTGCGGATTTTCTTCGAGAAACTCGGCGAGTTTTTCATTGAGAAGAGTTTCCACATAGCCCTTAATTTCCGAATTACCGAGTTTGGTTTTGGTCTGCCCCTCAAACTGGGGGTCCGGTATTTTCACCGAAATAACCGCTGTCAGACCCTCGCGTAAATCGTCGCCGGAAATAGTGGTTTTAACGTTTTTAAGAAAATTGTTGGTTGTCGCATAGCTGTTCATGGTGCGGGTCAACGCTGCCTTGAAACCTATAAGGTGAGTCCCGCCTTCGTGGGTGTTGATGGTGTTGGCGAAAGAAAAGATTTTCTCATCGTAACCATCGTTGTATTGCATGGCGACTTCAATATCGACACCTTCTCGTTCCCCGGAAATGTAGATAGGCTGTGGATGCAGAGGGGTTTTTGCGCGGTTGAGATACTCCACAAAGGATGCAATGCCACCTTCATAGAAAAAATCATGTTTTTTTTCGCTGCGTTCATCGAGGATATGAATTTTGACCCCGGCATTGAGAAAAGCCATTTCGCGCAGACGCTGAGAAAGGATTTCAAAGGAAAAATCCGTGGTCTCGAAAATCTGGGGATCGGGCCAAAAGGTAATGCTGGTTCCGCGTTTCTTGGTGGCACCGTCTTCACGCAGAGGATTATCAGGAATCCCGCGTTGATAGCTCTGACGATAAATGCTGCTGTTGCGGCGAATTTCCAACTCAAGCTTTTCTGCCAGAGCATTTACCACCGACACGCCGACGCCGTGCAATCCGCCGGAAACCTTATAGGAATCGTTATCAAACTTACCACCGGCATGCAGAACCGTAAGCACAACCTCCGCGGCGGATTTATTCATGGTGGGGTGCATATCCACAGGAATGCCGCGGCCGTCATCTTCCACGGTGACCGAACCGTCGAGATGAATGATTACAGAAACCTCGGTGCAGTGACCGGCCAGAGCCTCATCGATGGAATTATCCACCAGTTCGTAGACCAAGTGATGAAGTCCTGCCGCTCCGGTGGAACCGATATACATGGCCGGACGTTTGCGTACAGCGGAGAGCCCTTCGAGTATCTTGATGCTGCCGGCGCCATATTCCTTTTTTTCAAGGGATGTTAGAAGTTCCTGCTGTTTGTCACTCATCGTGCAATTGTCCTTTTTTTACGTGAAAGAAACGAGCCTGGGCCAATCCTTCGCGGCGCAGGGAATCGGCATCAGTCGTGGTCAAAAACACCTGGCCGCGGCGTTCTCGCAAAAAATCAAAAAGGTAACTCTTCCGTTGGCTGTCAAGTTCACTGGTGATGTCGTCAAGCAATAAAACCGGGGAATCTCCCGTTGTCTGTTCGAGGTGTTCGATCTGCGCCGCCTTAAAGGCGAGAATGAAACAGCGCTGCTGTCCTTGAGAGCCAAAAGCACGCAAATTTTGGCCATTGACGAGAAACTGCGGGTCCTCCCGGTGAGGTCCGACCAGGGTCTGACCTAGGCGTCTTTCTTCCCGTGCCAGCCGATGCAAGGCACAGCGCATATCCTCGGCGGGATTTTCAATTTCGGACTTTGGATAATTTAACCGTGCCTCTTCCTGAACTTCGGTAATCCGGGCATAAGCGTGCTGTATTCGCGGCTGCAACTGCTCTATAAATCGGCAACGATCCTTATGAATTCGAGCACCGTTCGTAATCAGTGCCTCATTCCAGGGAGACAACTCCGAATCCGCGGCACCATTGCGCAGCAGGCGGTTGCGCTGACGTAGGGTTCGCAGATAATCCTGAACTCGTTCAAGATAGGTAGGATCGGCCTGAAGCAGGGCACGATCAAGAAAATCACGTCTTCCGGATGGTGATCCCTTAACCAGGTTCACTTCATCCGGTGAAAATAACACCGGGCGTAAAATTCCAAGGATATCTGATGCTTTGCGTACCTTCTTGGTATCCAGTTGAACACGCTTCTGCTGGGGCTCAATCATTAATTCGATATGGTGTGACAAAGGTCCTGAAGCAATGTTCCCTTGCAGGCGACTGTGCGTCTCACCACTGGAAATCAGATCCTCGTTGCGTTGAGTGCGAAAACTTTTAAGAAATCCCAGAAGGTAAACAGCTTCAAGAAAGTTAGTTTTTCCCTGGGCATTCTGCCCCCAAAGCACATTGAAATCCGCAGCCGGTGTGCATTTTGTCGCAGTTAAATTGCGAAAGGCTATAAAATTTAAAGACGTAATTACCATAGCAGGGAACAAATTCAAAAAAAAAGCCTTTTAATAAAAGGCTTTTTCCCTTTCCAGGAAAATCGTCATTATAGACGCATCGGCATGATGACTGCCAAATAATTTTTTGCATTTCCCGGGGTAATCAGGCCGGGGGAAATATTGTCCTTAATTTTAAAAAGAATTTTTTCCTCGTCGTTGGCCTGAAGAATGTCGGTCAAATAGCGGGCGTTAAATCCCAGGGCAATTTCAGGTCCTTGATAAGAAATTTCCATTTCTTCGCGGGCATCGCCGAGTTCCGGGTTGGATGAAGATATTTCAAGAAAGTCTTGCTTGAAAGATACTTTTATGCCTCGGGATTTTTCGCTGGCCAGGGTAGACATGCGACGTAAAGCATGACAAAAATTTTCGGCTGGAATTTCGGCGATCAAATCGTTGGTTTTGGGGATGACGCGCTCGTAATCCGGAAATTGTCCATCAACCAAACGCATAAGGATAGTCGTTGTGCCTTTGGTGATGACCGCACTGTTTTCACGGAAGCTCAGCTGAATGTCAGCTTCTCCCTCTTCTGCGAGTTTTCGCAGTTCGTTAATACCTTTGCGCGGGAAAATGATGCCTTTGCGCAACTCCTGGCATTCGCTCACTGGAATTTGGCAACCGATTTTGGTTAGACGGTGACCGTCAGTAGCTACCAGAAACAGGTTCGGACCTGAATCGGTCTCCTCATAACGAAAAAACAAGCCGTTTAAATTATATTTGGTTTCATCCGTGGACATGGCAAATGCTGTTTTTTCAATCATCCCTGCTAGTTCCGCGCTTTTGAGAATAACCGGCTCACTCTGGTCGGTTTTAGGAAAATGGGGGAATTCTTCCGGGGAGAGACCTACGAGATTAAATAGGGCTTTGCCGCAGCGGATTTCAATCCAGCAGTTATCCTTTGCCTTGAAGGATATTTCACCTTCGGGTAATTCACGGATAATTTCGAAAAGTTTTTTTGCCGAAACCGTGATGCGACCAGGCGCTTCAATTTGAGCGGGATAATAGGCCTTCATACCGACTTCCAGGTCGGTGGCTGTCAGACAGACAGTTTCTTCCCCTGCCTCAATAAGGACATTGGCCAGAACCGGGATGGTATTTTTACGCTCGACGATTCCTTGAACTTTGGCCAGTCCCTTGAGAAAAACCTGTTTTTCAATTTTAAAATTCATGGAAGAACTCCTTTTCACAGGACCTATCTGGTTCTATGGTTTTAAAAGTCTTTTCATAGTAGTAATAGTACATGGACGTTGATTCGTGGATAACCACCTTAACCTATTGAAACTAATATAAAAAAAATGTTGGGAAGAATGTTTTTCGGCTGTGGAGCCAAAGCCTTTTTTTGGGGATAAGATGGCCACTGGTGTTATCCCCCGAGTTATTGAGAGGGTTACGCACAACTTATCCATCCTTATCGCGTCAGATTATTTTTTAAGGTGGTGATGACGGCGCGCAACTGAAAATCGTCTTCTTGACACCTATCAATTTTTTTAATGGCATGAATGATAGTCGAGTGATCTTTACCGCCGAAGCGCTCGCCGATTTCGGGAAAAGAAAGTGACGTTAGGTTGCGCGCTAGATACATGGCTATTTGGCGTGGCAGGACCAGAGCCTTGAGCCTTTTTGGAGATTTAAGATCGGCCATTTTTATATTGAAATGCGCGGCCACGGTTTTTTGGATTTCTTCCACCGTCAATTCTTTGTTTTTCTCCACCAGAATATCTTTGAGTACCTCACGTGCCATCTCCAGGGTGATGGACGTCGAAGTAAGGCTGGCGTAGGCGCCCAAGCGAATGAGAAAACCTTCGAGTTCCCGGACGTTGCTGGTAACTGAGTTGGATAGAAAATAAGCAACATCCTCTGGAAGAGGTATGGCGTTTTTTTCGGCTTTCATTTTTAAAATGGCTTGTTTTGTTTCGACGTCCGGTGCCTGGATATCGGCAATCAGTCCCCATTCGAAGCGGGAACGAAGGCGTTCCTCCAACCCCGGTATGTCCTTGGGAAATTTATCTGAGGTTACGACAATTTGTTTATGGGCCTCATATAAGGCATTGAACGTATGGAAAAATTCTTCTTGGGTGCGTTCCTTGCCGGCGATAAATTGCACATCATCGATAAGAAGAACATCCATGGATCTGAATTTATTGCGAAATTCATCCATACGCGCATAGCGTAGAGAATTGATTAATTCGTTCATGAATTTTTCAGAGGCATAGTAACAAACCCGCATATCCGGATTTTTTTTCAGGATAGCGTTGCCTATGGCATTGACCAGATGGGTCTTTCCCAGACCAACTCCTCCATAGATGAATAGCGGATTATAGGTCGTTGCGGGGTTATTGGCCACGGCCATGGCGGCAGCATGGGCAAACTGATTCGATGATCCGGAAACAAAATCATTGAAAACATAACGCGGATTAAGATTGGATGGAAAAAATTCAGGTTTCTTCTGGGGAAATATTTCCTTTTCAACCGGCGCGGAAAAATTCTGATTTGCATCACTCTCCGCAGGAGTACCTATCGCGTTTTCCGGCTTGCCTACTTCGAGGACAACGTGATAATCAACGGCTCCCATGGTGGAAAGGGCTTGTTCAATCCGTGAGGCATAGTTATCTCTGATCCAATCAAGGAAAAATCGATTGGGTACCTGAAGAAACACCGTGGATTTTTCGACCCGGATAAAGTGTATGGGCTTGATCCACGTTGAAAACAGCTGCGGGCTGATAATTTCTTTAAGATGTTCGAGTGTTTCTTGCCAGAGTCTGTCCATAAATCACTATTTAAAGATGAAAAGTTATTATTAATCTTTGAAAAAAAGCAGCTCACCAGACCTGCGGTTGCTCACAGGATATCCACACTTGTGGAAAACCTTCAAATTTATCTAAAATCACTATTTTCCAAGGCAAAATCAAGTCTGCAAAATTAACAGAGATAGGTAATTATTTCAAGAAATTTTCTCGAACTCCTGCCCAGGCCTCCGGGAGCGGCCAAGGGAGAGAAAAACAAAGGTTGTTGACTTTTTTTTCAGGATATGTTTGAAATGCTTTTTTCTACGTCTATTTTCACAGATTGCTCGAAGGAGTGCATATCCAATGTCTAAACGTACCTATCAGCCGAGCCGCATCCGTCGCAAAAGAACTCATGGGTTTCGCAAGCGGATGTTGACCAGCAATGGTCAGCAGGTTATCAAGCGTCGTCGTTCCAAAGGCCGTCACCGCCTGGTGGTGGAAATTCCCAAAAAATAGTTATTTTTGGTGAGTAAGGTTAAAAATTATCCGCTGCCCGGCGCGGCGCGCGTTAAAACAGGGAAAGAATTTGCCGAAATTCGCAGGCGGGGGCGTTTGTTTAGAACGCCCCACTTTCTTGTTTATGTGCATAAAAACGGCACGAGTCAGAGTCGTTTAGGGCTGACTGTCAGTCGCAAAGTCGGCAATGCGGTCAAACGCAATCGGGTCAAACGTTTGCTGCGTGAATGCTATCGGATTCATTTGCAAAAGCAGATGGTTGGATATGACCTGTCGATCATCGCGAGATCGGGAGCGCACCTTCTAAGCTTCGCACAGGTTGTACCCGAGTTGCAGGAGCGTTTGGGGGGCAAAAAAGTCTAAGGTCTTCGTCATGCGGCTTATCTGTTTGAATTTGATCCGCTTTTATCAATATTTTTTATCCCCGCTATTTGGGCCTTCCTGTCGATTTTATCCTACCTGTTCTCAATACAGCCTCGAAGCCATATCCAAATACGGCGTTTTTAAAGGGGTGTTGCTTGGAACCCGGCGATTACTGAAATGCCACCCATTTCATCCCGGGGGCGTTGATCCCCTGCCCTGATTAGCTTTTCTGCGGAGCCATTATGGAAAACAAAAATACCCTGATTGCTATTTTATTGATGCTTGTGGTTTGGATTGGTTTTACGGTTCTTTACCCTCCCCCGTCCCCGCCGCTCGTCAGTGAAGAATCGGTTATTGATGCCAGAGACATAAGTCCTGATACGCATGTAACTCGTCCTCCTGTCGGAATCGAGACCGAATTTCAGGTTCGTGCTCCGCAGCCTGGACGGATTATTGAAATCCTCAGCGATAAATTCCGTATGGAGATCGATGAAAATTACGGAACCATTCGGAGGATCGAACTTCTTCAGTATCGAGAAACCATGGATGAGGATTCACCCGCTTTTGTTCTGCTTGATACCCTGGGAAAAAGTTCCGGCACCTTGCAAATTTCTGGTACCGACGGATTTTCAGGTGCGCAACAACCGGTTTTTGCTCTGGCGGATTTTCCTGGAAATAGACTTCAGCTCGGTTCCACCGATGTGCGGGAACTTGTTTTTGAGGGTCAGATCGCCGATGGCGTTTTTGTGCGCAAAACCCTGACCATTTCTGGAAATTCCTATCAGGTGCCCGTATCTCTTGAACTTGTTCACCGTGGTAACGCGCCTCTCTCCGGCAATCTTTCATTGACCCTTGTGCAGCCCTGGCATGAGGATATGGCCGGTACCATGTATGAGTTTGTCGGACCCAGCACCTATGCCGACGGGAAAAAGAGAAAAGATAAGGTGGACGATCTGCGCAAAGGTGAATCCATCTATTCCCAAGGGGTTCTGTGGACGGGGTTTGAAAAAAAATATTTTTTGAACGCTTTGGTTCCCCTTGCTGACAGTGCCGAACGTGCGCGAGTCTTTCGCAGCAATGATCTTATCGGCAACGCGTTGATAACTCCCTATCGAACCTTGCATCCTGGCGAGCAGGCCGAGTTCGAGTTTTTCGCTTACTTCGGTCCCAAAGACTTTGATACCTTGCAATCCCTCGGCTATCAGTTGAGTGACGCCGTTGATCTTGGGTATGTCGGGTTTATGGCTCGCCCTCTGCTACACGTCCTGATATTTTTCAACAGTTTTTTACACAACTATGGTTTAGCGATTATTCTGCTGACTGTAATCATTAAAATTCTTTTCTGGCCTCTAACCCAGAAAAGTTTTAATTCGATGAAGTCCATGCAGAGATTGCAGCCGGAAATGCAGAAACTTCGGACTAAATACAAAGACGATAAACAACGGATGAATCTTGAGTTGATGAATCTGTACAAAGAACACCGGGTCAATCCCCTGGGGGGCTGTCTGCCTATGCTCGTCCAGATTCCGGTATTTTTTGCTCTCTACAAGGTTCTCATGGTGTCCATCGAGATGCGCCATGCCCACTTCTTTCTGTGGATTACCGATCTCTCGGCGAAAGATCCCTATTACGTCACCCCCTTGCTCATGGGGGCATCCATGTTTCTCCAGCAAAAACTCACGCCCACGACGCTTGATCCGGTCCAGGCAAAAATTTTCCTTGCCATGCCCGTAATTTTTACGGTTCTGTTTCTGAATTTTCCTGCCGGGTTGGTTCTCTACTGGTTGGTCAACAATATACTGACCATTGGGCAGCAGGTTTTGATTCACCGGAAAAAATAAATTGGATTACGGCGATCGCGCTACCATTGCCGCTCCCGCCACGGTTTTCGGTCAGGGCGGGATCGGCATCATTCGTATCTCCGGGGCACTCGCCCTGCCCCTGTTGGAGCGTCTTTTTCACCCCCGGCGGAAGAATAAAAAATTTTCGAGCCATCGTCTTTACCTTGGGAACTTCGGCCTTAGTGCCGAAGAGCCCATCGATGAGGTGATGGCTGTTTTTATGCGAGCTCCTCACACCTACACGCGGGAGGATGTAGTTGAAATTCATTGCCACGGCGGCGCCGTGGTCGGCAGGCGCATCCTTGAAGCATTGGTTGAGCAAGGGGCACGTCTGGCGCATCCTGGTGAATTTACGTTGCGCGCCTTTCTGAATGGACGGATTGATTTAAGCCAGGCCGAAGGGGTGATGCAACTCATAAATGCTCAGAGTGTTTTGGGGCAGCGTCTCGCCATGCGCCACCTCCAAGGGGCGCTCAGCGAGCGCTGTTCCGCATTGCGTGAGACTTTGTGCGATGTTTTGTCTGTCGTTGAGGCTTGGATCGATTTTCCCGAAGAGGATCTCGATCCCTCATCGGAAAACCGCATTCGTAGCCACCTGCAAGAAAGCCTTGGTCAAGTTAAACAACTTTTGGAAAGTTTCGAATCCGGACGGGTTCTGCGCGAAGGTGTTGCGGTTTTAATTCTTGGTCGACCCAACGTTGGAAAAAGTTCCTTGCTTAATGCCCTGCTTGGCAGTGAACGAGCCATCGTTACGGACCTCCCCGGCACAACTCGCGACACACTTGAAGAACAAATCGACCTCCAGGGCCTGCGTGCGCGCTTTATCGATAGTGCCGGCCTGCGCGACAGTTCTGACCCTGTTGAGCAGGAAGGGGTGCGCCGCAGTCGTGATAAAATCGCAGAAGCAGATCTGGTGCTGTTTATGGTTGATGGAAATCAGGGCCTGACGGACGAGGATTTCGGGGCTTTGGGTCTTTGCGATTTTCACAAGGTGCTTTTGGTTGTCAATAAA
Proteins encoded:
- the dnaA gene encoding chromosomal replication initiator protein DnaA; the protein is MDRLWQETLEHLKEIISPQLFSTWIKPIHFIRVEKSTVFLQVPNRFFLDWIRDNYASRIEQALSTMGAVDYHVVLEVGKPENAIGTPAESDANQNFSAPVEKEIFPQKKPEFFPSNLNPRYVFNDFVSGSSNQFAHAAAMAVANNPATTYNPLFIYGGVGLGKTHLVNAIGNAILKKNPDMRVCYYASEKFMNELINSLRYARMDEFRNKFRSMDVLLIDDVQFIAGKERTQEEFFHTFNALYEAHKQIVVTSDKFPKDIPGLEERLRSRFEWGLIADIQAPDVETKQAILKMKAEKNAIPLPEDVAYFLSNSVTSNVRELEGFLIRLGAYASLTSTSITLEMAREVLKDILVEKNKELTVEEIQKTVAAHFNIKMADLKSPKRLKALVLPRQIAMYLARNLTSLSFPEIGERFGGKDHSTIIHAIKKIDRCQEDDFQLRAVITTLKNNLTR
- the dnaN gene encoding DNA polymerase III subunit beta, with the protein product MNFKIEKQVFLKGLAKVQGIVERKNTIPVLANVLIEAGEETVCLTATDLEVGMKAYYPAQIEAPGRITVSAKKLFEIIRELPEGEISFKAKDNCWIEIRCGKALFNLVGLSPEEFPHFPKTDQSEPVILKSAELAGMIEKTAFAMSTDETKYNLNGLFFRYEETDSGPNLFLVATDGHRLTKIGCQIPVSECQELRKGIIFPRKGINELRKLAEEGEADIQLSFRENSAVITKGTTTILMRLVDGQFPDYERVIPKTNDLIAEIPAENFCHALRRMSTLASEKSRGIKVSFKQDFLEISSSNPELGDAREEMEISYQGPEIALGFNARYLTDILQANDEEKILFKIKDNISPGLITPGNAKNYLAVIMPMRL
- the rpmH gene encoding 50S ribosomal protein L34, with the protein product MSKRTYQPSRIRRKRTHGFRKRMLTSNGQQVIKRRRSKGRHRLVVEIPKK
- the yidD gene encoding membrane protein insertion efficiency factor YidD; protein product: MRLICLNLIRFYQYFLSPLFGPSCRFYPTCSQYSLEAISKYGVFKGVLLGTRRLLKCHPFHPGGVDPLP
- the rnpA gene encoding ribonuclease P protein component, with translation MSKVKNYPLPGAARVKTGKEFAEIRRRGRLFRTPHFLVYVHKNGTSQSRLGLTVSRKVGNAVKRNRVKRLLRECYRIHLQKQMVGYDLSIIARSGAHLLSFAQVVPELQERLGGKKV
- the recF gene encoding DNA replication/repair protein RecF (All proteins in this family for which functions are known are DNA-binding proteins that assist the filamentation of RecA onto DNA for the initiation of recombination or recombinational repair.), with protein sequence MNLFPAMVITSLNFIAFRNLTATKCTPAADFNVLWGQNAQGKTNFLEAVYLLGFLKSFRTQRNEDLISSGETHSRLQGNIASGPLSHHIELMIEPQQKRVQLDTKKVRKASDILGILRPVLFSPDEVNLVKGSPSGRRDFLDRALLQADPTYLERVQDYLRTLRQRNRLLRNGAADSELSPWNEALITNGARIHKDRCRFIEQLQPRIQHAYARITEVQEEARLNYPKSEIENPAEDMRCALHRLAREERRLGQTLVGPHREDPQFLVNGQNLRAFGSQGQQRCFILAFKAAQIEHLEQTTGDSPVLLLDDITSELDSQRKSYLFDFLRERRGQVFLTTTDADSLRREGLAQARFFHVKKGQLHDE